Genomic DNA from bacterium:
CTTGACGGCCAGCACGACGGCGTCGTCGCCGGCGAACTGCAGCGCGTGGGCCGGCGAGCTGACGATGGCCCACAGCGGGCTCGTGGCGCCGGACTCCTGCTGGCCGGGGTTGTAGGCGAAGCCCTGCAGGTGGGCGAAGGAACGGGAGTAGACGCGGTGGATCCAGGCGTCGTCCAGCGGGAAGCCGGTGCGGGCGTGCGGGCCGCCGCCCAGCAGCCAGGCGGCGCCGGCGAGCAGGACGATCACCGGCAGCAGATCGAGCGGGCGCGGCCTGGCCATGGGGGAATCCTTCCTGCTTCGAACCCCCGGAACCATAGGGGAACGCGGGTTCCGCGTCCAGTCGCGCGATCGCATGCAACCGCGTCCCGACGGCGTGCGTCTTGGCAGGGTACGGGCGGCCGGGCGGGCCGCGCTCCCCGACGAAAGGCACGGCGATGACGCGCAAGCGGATGGCGATCGGTGCGGCGGCCCTGTTGACCCTCGCGGTCGCGGGCGTGTTCCTGTGGCAGGGCGGCAAGCTGCCCTTCGGCACTTCGAAGGCCGTGGCCGGCGCCGACACCACGCAAGGGGGGAAGGACGACCCCGAGGACGTGGCGGTGCCCGTGGAGCTGGCGTCCGCCTCGCGCCGCGCCATCGCGGCCTACTACCGTTCGGCCTCGACCGTGGAGGCGGACCGCCAGGTGGAGCTCGTGACGCGCGTCGGCGGCCGCGTCCACGCGCTGTCCGCCGAGGAGGGGGACTGGGTCGCCCAGGGCGCCGTGCTGGCCGAGCTGGAGAACGAGCGCGAGAAGGTGCAGCTGCGCCAGGCCGAGCTGAAGCTGGAGGACCAGCGCCGCCAGCTCGAGCGCAACCGCGCCATGATGGACCAGAAGCTGATCAGCGACCAGGAGTTCGACGTCGTGCGCGGCGCCCACGAGCTGGCCGAGACCGAGCGCGACCTGGCCCGCATCGCCCTGGAGGAGACGCGCCTGCGCGCGCCCTTCGCCGGGCAGATCACGCAGCGCCGCATCGTGGCGGGGCAGCAGGTGGCCGCCGGGGAGGCGATGGTCACCCTGGCCGACTTCTCGCCCCTGCGCGTGCGCGTCCACCTGCCCGAGGCGATCGCGCGCAAGGTGTCGGCGGGGCAGCGCGTGCTGGTCACGCCGGACGCCGAGGGGGCCGACCTCGAGGCGGTCGTCGAGCGCATCTCGCCGGTCGTCGACCCCGCCACCAGCACGGTGCGGCTGACGCTGCTGCTGCGCGACGCCGGCGCCGCCGTGCGCGCCGGCGGCTTCGTCAAGGTGCGCATCACCACCGACACCCACACCGACGCGCTGGCGGTGCCCAAGGCGGCCCTGGTCGAGGAGGGCGGGCTGCGCAGCCTGTTCGTGGCCGAGGCCGACACGGTGCGCAAGGTGGAGATCAACGCCGGGCTCTACGACGAGCAGTACGTGGAGGTGCTCGACGGCGTCGAGGAGGGGGCCTTCGTCGTGACGGCCGGGCAGGGCGGCCTGCGCCACGGCTCGCGCATCTCGGCCCTGAACGCGGCCGCGGCGGGCTACGGCGAGGCCGTCGTCGCCAGCGCGGCCGGACGCTGAGCGGGGGCGCGCCGTGAAGACCATCCGCTTCGCCGTCACGCACCCGGTCACGGTCTGGATGTCGACCATCGCCGCCGTCGTCTTCGGCGTCGTGGCCCTGGGCCGCCTGGACATGCGCCTGCTGCCCGCGATCCGCTACCCCAGCGTCACGCTGCAGACCGAGTTCCCCAACACCGCGCCCGCCGACGTCGAGAACCTGGTGACGCGCCCCCTGGAGGAGGCGGTCGGCGTCGTGCCCGGCCTGCGCCGCGTCCACTCCATCAGCCAGAGCGGCCTCTCGCAGATCACGCTGGAGTTCGGCTGGGGCACCGACATGGACTACGCCTCGCTGGACGTGCGCGAGAAGGTCGACCTGATCCAGCTGCCCGACGAGGCGCTGCCGCCGGTGCTGCTGAAGTACGACCCCGCCCAGGACCCGGTGCTGCGCATCGGCCTGTGGGGCGACGCCTCCCTGGCGCGCCTGCGCGCGGTCGCCGACGAGGTGCTCAAGCGCGAGATCGAGTCGCTGCAGGGCGTGGCCGCGGCCAAGGTCTCCGGCGGTCTCGAGGAGGAGATCCGGGTCGAGGTCGACGAGGACCGCCTGTCGGCGCTGGGCGTGCCCATCGCCGCGGTGGCCGAGGCGCTGGCCCAGGAGAACGTCAACGCCTCGGGCGGCCGGCTGCGCGACCGCAACGCCGAGTACGTGGTGCGCACGCTGAGCCGCTTCGCCTCGGTGGACGACATCGGCGAGGTGATCGTCGGCGCGCGCGACGGCCGCGGCGTGAAGCTGCGCGACGTGGCCGCGATCACGCGCACCCACCGCGAGCGCACGACCATCACCCACGTCGACGGGCGCGAGAGCGTCGAGATCGCCGTCTACAAGGAGGGCGACGACAACATCGTCGACATGGCCGCCGCGGTGCGGCGCCACCTGGAGCGGGTGGC
This window encodes:
- a CDS encoding efflux RND transporter permease subunit; protein product: MKTIRFAVTHPVTVWMSTIAAVVFGVVALGRLDMRLLPAIRYPSVTLQTEFPNTAPADVENLVTRPLEEAVGVVPGLRRVHSISQSGLSQITLEFGWGTDMDYASLDVREKVDLIQLPDEALPPVLLKYDPAQDPVLRIGLWGDASLARLRAVADEVLKREIESLQGVAAAKVSGGLEEEIRVEVDEDRLSALGVPIAAVAEALAQENVNASGGRLRDRNAEYVVRTLSRFASVDDIGEVIVGARDGRGVKLRDVAAITRTHRERTTITHVDGRESVEIAVYKEGDDNIVDMAAAVRRHLERVAEQLPEGMEVAVLFDQSVFIAKAVGEVRDNALLGGLLAVLVLFVFLRELRSTLIISVAIPISIVATFILMYGRGVSLNVMSLGGLALGVGMLVDNSIVVLEAIHRKREDDPGLSPAAAAERGAAEVSGAVVASTLTTVAVFVPIVFVVVGVAGQIFRDQALTVTFSLLISLAVALTFTPMAVAFGQGGGGEPARGPAPLRARMSAWTRFAGGGRPA
- a CDS encoding efflux RND transporter periplasmic adaptor subunit, giving the protein MTRKRMAIGAAALLTLAVAGVFLWQGGKLPFGTSKAVAGADTTQGGKDDPEDVAVPVELASASRRAIAAYYRSASTVEADRQVELVTRVGGRVHALSAEEGDWVAQGAVLAELENEREKVQLRQAELKLEDQRRQLERNRAMMDQKLISDQEFDVVRGAHELAETERDLARIALEETRLRAPFAGQITQRRIVAGQQVAAGEAMVTLADFSPLRVRVHLPEAIARKVSAGQRVLVTPDAEGADLEAVVERISPVVDPATSTVRLTLLLRDAGAAVRAGGFVKVRITTDTHTDALAVPKAALVEEGGLRSLFVAEADTVRKVEINAGLYDEQYVEVLDGVEEGAFVVTAGQGGLRHGSRISALNAAAAGYGEAVVASAAGR